One region of Camelus bactrianus isolate YW-2024 breed Bactrian camel chromosome 22, ASM4877302v1, whole genome shotgun sequence genomic DNA includes:
- the ACP5 gene encoding tartrate-resistant acid phosphatase type 5 encodes MDVQTVLFILQASLVLPLVLPGASGATANTGTTPAPILRFVAVGDWGGVPNAPFYTAREMANAKEIARTVQILGADFILSLGDNFYFSGVQNANDKRFQETFEDVFSASSLRNVPWHVLAGNHDHLGNVSAQIAYSRISKRWNFPSPYYRLRFKIPRSNVSVAIFMLDTVTLCGNSDDFASQQPERPRNLAMARTQLAWLKKQLAAAKEDYVLVAGHYPVWSIAEHGPTHCLVKQLLPLLTTHKVTAYLCGHDHNLQYLQDENGIGFVLSGAGNFMDPSKKHLRKVPNGYLRFHYGAENSLGGFAYVEISPKEMSITYIEASGKSLFKTKLPRRARSQHQNQRGRHAVA; translated from the exons ATGGACGTGCAGACGGTGCTGTTTATCCTGCAAGCCTCGCTGGTGCTCCCCCTGGTGCTCCCAGGGGCTTCCGGCGCCACAGCCAACACTggcaccacccctgcccccatcctgCGCTTCGTGGCCGTGGGTGACTGGGGAGGGGTCCCCAATGCCCCGTTCTACACAGCCCGGGAAATGGCCAATGCCAAGGAGATTGCCAGGACCGTTCAGATCCTGGGTGCAGACTTCATCCTGTCCCTGGGGGACAACTTCTACTTCTCCGGCGTGCAGAATGCCAATGACAAGAGATTCCAG GAGACCTTTGAGGACGtgttctctgcctcctccctccgtAACGTGCCCTGGCACGTGCTGGCTGGCAACCACGACCACCTGGGGAATGTCTCAGCACAGATAGCCTACTCCAGGATCTCCAAGCGCTG GAACTTCCCCAGCCCTTACTACCGCCTGCGCTTCAAGATCCCACGGTCCAATGTGTCCGTGGCCATCTTCATGCTGGACACGGTGACACTGTGTGGCAACTCGGATGACTTTGCCAGCCAGCAGCCTGAGAGGCCCCGCAACTTGGCCATGGCCCGCACACAGCTGGCCTGGCTCAAGAAGCAGCTGGCAGCGGCCAAGGAGGACTACGTGCTGGTGGCTGGCCACTACCCAGTGTGGTCCATCGCTGAGCATGGGCCCACCCACTGCCTGGTCAAGCAATTGCTGCCACTTCTGACCACGCACAAGGTCACCGCCTACCTGTGTGGCCATGACCACAACCTGCAG TACCTTCAGGATGAGAATGGCATAGGCTTCGTGCTGAGCGGGGCTGGGAACTTCATGGACCCCTCAAAAAAACACCTGCGCAAGGTCCCCAATGGCTACCTGCGCTTCCACTACGGGGCTGAGAACTCGCTGGGTGGCTTCGCCTACGTGGAGATCAGCCCCAAGGAGATGAGCATCACGTACATCGAAGCCTCGGGCAAGTCTCTCTTCAAGACCAAGTTGCCAAGGCGAGCCAGATCTCAGCACCAGAACCAACGGGGGCGCCACGCTGTGGCCTGA